In a single window of the Bactrocera tryoni isolate S06 unplaced genomic scaffold, CSIRO_BtryS06_freeze2 scaffold_327, whole genome shotgun sequence genome:
- the LOC120781130 gene encoding SH3 domain-containing protein C23A1.17-like: MDTQMNNQHMRAKTERTTQEQLQHYVMFCKQHPELQRGKLTPTNPQGLQILWSELADNLNALRGPTRSAAKWKESLMHWKHQLRSRARKLKTHAQATGGGPPISGMTPFEEQAITTFGAAAVDGLPGVATLGHQVLPLYINTQAPASSPTPTSPAPAPSLAVASPAPAPTPTVASPVPASSLAVTSPAPAFPALSINFSSSPSPHFSSSPSPPSSSLSPPILSSPMPSSSYIPPEKLTAAKMLGTVLKKMEDREKREEEAIALQRKIVEQNVQMAGVLAQMTQALTSLSEVRAKLSQKLDK; encoded by the exons atggaCACACAAATGAATAATCagcatat GCGTGCAAAAACGGAGAGGACAACTCAGGAGCAGCTGCAACATTACGTAATGTTTTGCAAGCAGCATCCTGAGTTGCAACGGGGGAAGCTAACTCCGACCAACCCTCAAGGGCTGCAAATACTTTGGTCGGAgttagcagataatttaaatgcCTTAAGAGGCCCAACTCGGTCGGCAGCCAAGTGGAAGGAG TCATTAATGCATTGGAAACACCAGTTGCGATCGCGAGCGCGCAAACTGAAGACCCATGCGCAAGCGACTGGTGGAGGCCCTCCGATAAGTGGAATGACTCCATTCGAGGAGCAAGCCATAACAACATTTGGGGCAGCAGCGGTGGATGGATTGCCGGGTGTTGCGACTTTGGGTCATCag GTTTTGccgttgtatataaatacacaagCTCCAGCTTCCTCGCCAACACCAACATCGCCTGCTCCAGCACCCTCACTAGCAGTCGCATCGCCTGCTCCAGCGCCAACACCAACAGTCGCATCGCCTGTTCCAGCATCTTCACTAGCAGTCACATCGCCTGCTCCAGCTTTTCCTgctttatcaataaatttttcttcctcGCCTTCACCTCATTTTTCTTCTTCACCATCACCTCCATCTTCTTCCTTATCTCCTCCCATATTATCTTCTCCTATGCCATCGTCTTCTTATATCCCTCCCGAAAAATTGACTGCAGCGAAGATGCTTGGAACAGTGCTAAAAAAAATGGAGGACAGAGAAAAGCGAGAGGAGGAGGCCATTGCtctacaaagaaaaattgtagaGCAAAATGTGCAGATGGCAGGGGTGCTGGCTCAAATGACACAGGCACTAACCTCGCTGTCTGAGGTTAGGGCTAAGTTGTCCCAAAAATtggataaataa